The genomic segment CGTCGAGTCCCGAGCAGACGGACGACGCCGGCGGGACGAGCGGTCCGCAGGACATCCACGTCGACTGGAGCGCCATCGGCCGGGACTCCAAGCGCATGGGGTACATCGCCCACGCGATGGCCGACCTGTTGCAGAAGGAAGGCGAGGACGTGGACCTGACCATCGGCATCGAGAAGGCCGGCGCACCCCTCGCCACCGTCGTCGCGCGGGAACTCGACACGGACCTCGGGTCGTACGCGCCCGCGAAACACCAGTGGGACGAGGGCGACATCGACGAACTCGGCGGGTCGTTCTCGCGCAACTTCGCGCAGATTCGCGACCGGGAGTGCTACGTCGTGGACGACACCGTCACCTCCGGCACGACGATGACGGAGACCATCGACGCCATCCGCGAGGAGGGCGGCGAACCGGTCGCCTGCGTCGTCATCGTGGACAAACAGGGACTCGAAGACATCGACGGCGTCCCCGTCTACTCGCTCATCGACGTGGTCGGCGTCGGCCGCGAGTCGTAGCGCTCCGGCCCTCGCCTCGGCCTCCTGCGACGCAACCCCTTTGTCGCGTCGTCGCCTACCCCGGGACATGACCTTCGAACCCGGGAACGACCTGTCCGAAGCGGACGTTCGAGAGCGAGTCGAGGAACTCATCGAGTCGAACGACGTCGTGTTGTTCATGAAGGGCAACCAGTTGATGCCGCAGTGCGGCTACTCCGCGCGCGCCCTCGAACTCATCGGCAAGCACCGCGAGTCGTTCGAGACGGTGGACGTGCTCCCCGCCCTCGACGCCTACCGCGCGGCCCTGAAGGAACACAGCGGCTGGGAGACCATCCCGCAGACGTACGTGGACGGGGAGTTCGTCGGCGGGAGCGACATCCTCTCGGAACTGGACGAACGCGGCGAACT from the Halogeometricum rufum genome contains:
- the gfcR gene encoding transcriptional regulator GfcR, yielding MKNVDDLIASAAELADRGLSKGEIADELNVSRETASWLVDRSGASSPEQTDDAGGTSGPQDIHVDWSAIGRDSKRMGYIAHAMADLLQKEGEDVDLTIGIEKAGAPLATVVARELDTDLGSYAPAKHQWDEGDIDELGGSFSRNFAQIRDRECYVVDDTVTSGTTMTETIDAIREEGGEPVACVVIVDKQGLEDIDGVPVYSLIDVVGVGRES
- a CDS encoding glutaredoxin family protein, which codes for MTFEPGNDLSEADVRERVEELIESNDVVLFMKGNQLMPQCGYSARALELIGKHRESFETVDVLPALDAYRAALKEHSGWETIPQTYVDGEFVGGSDILSELDERGELGETLSA